The proteins below are encoded in one region of Brachyspira intermedia PWS/A:
- a CDS encoding NAD-dependent epimerase/dehydratase family protein, with the protein MINNIIILEDIKFIFNQLKILTNLSKLDNSNILITGGTGLFGKSILNFLLYARKYYNFDITILTRDKYNFLFNNLQYNKDFIHFINGDIRNFNCDKEYDYIIHAATPASDKLEKENPLEMYSIILDGTKNIINIANKMNVKKLLFTSSGAIYGEQYESIKSFKENYYGNPITYYGKAKKISEELFLTSNINVSIARCFAFVGPYLNLNIHFAIGNFIRDVIQNKNIIIKGDGRPLRSYLYTADLVIWLFTILLNSENRSVYNVGSSYEISIYDLAKKVSNLGINYTGNIEILTKPNYNYPTPKYIPDNSKIIEELKVKENYTLDESINRTMEWNLSIGATK; encoded by the coding sequence ATGATTAATAATATAATAATACTAGAAGATATAAAATTTATTTTTAATCAATTAAAAATTTTAACTAATTTGAGTAAATTAGATAATTCAAATATCTTAATTACGGGAGGTACCGGATTATTTGGAAAATCTATACTAAATTTTTTATTATATGCTAGAAAATATTATAATTTTGATATTACTATATTAACTAGAGATAAATATAATTTTTTATTTAATAATCTTCAATATAATAAAGATTTTATACATTTTATAAATGGAGATATTAGAAATTTTAATTGCGATAAAGAATATGACTATATCATACATGCAGCCACTCCTGCTTCTGATAAATTAGAAAAAGAAAATCCATTAGAGATGTATTCTATAATATTAGATGGTACTAAAAATATTATTAATATTGCAAATAAAATGAATGTTAAAAAATTATTGTTTACTAGTTCTGGAGCGATTTATGGTGAACAATATGAATCAATAAAGTCATTTAAAGAAAATTATTATGGAAATCCAATTACATATTATGGAAAGGCAAAAAAAATATCAGAAGAATTGTTTTTAACTTCAAATATAAATGTAAGTATAGCTAGATGTTTTGCATTTGTTGGTCCATACTTAAATTTAAATATACATTTTGCTATTGGTAATTTTATTAGAGATGTCATTCAAAATAAAAATATAATAATAAAAGGTGATGGCAGACCTTTAAGAAGCTATTTATATACTGCTGATTTAGTAATATGGCTTTTTACAATTTTATTAAATTCAGAAAATAGAAGTGTATATAATGTTGGTTCTTCTTATGAAATATCTATATATGATTTAGCAAAGAAGGTTTCTAATTTAGGTATTAATTATACAGGTAATATTGAAATATTAACAAAACCTAATTATAACTACCCTACTCCTAAATATATACCAGATAATTCTAAAATTATTGAAGAACTAAAAGTGAAAGAAAATTATACTTTAGATGAATCAATAAATAGAACTATGGAATGGAATTTATCTATTGGAGCAACAAAATGA
- a CDS encoding glycosyltransferase family 2 protein, whose amino-acid sequence MNISPLVSVLIPTYNRKDLLKRALDSVLKQTYKNIEIYITDNASTDGTKEFILEYLNNDNRIIYSRREKNIGPLYNGSEAYTHLKGKYAIVLCDDDYFVSNTFFENAVKAMEENENVVIVRGIVKCFNEKNNNIFIDTYNSTKYIKGIDYLLNYANHEGYDNITSFFAMFRKSTADKTGIFKKFLPSADTWLWLYLFLYGDVYFLSDEIIGCYVEHNLGQDKYNIDTISNVDYMYELINDLKNKAKELHPNHINEIDVKIEKIFSNVLIWHTAQLCKIIGKRKAFSIMKKKDIISKYPRIKSQIFGSLSFTIPFKLVLLGIEVYEKIIKIYFLGISINIKRK is encoded by the coding sequence ATGAATATATCTCCATTAGTTTCTGTATTAATACCCACATATAATAGAAAAGATTTATTAAAAAGAGCTTTAGATAGTGTGTTAAAGCAGACATATAAAAATATAGAAATATATATTACAGATAATGCATCAACAGACGGTACAAAAGAATTTATACTAGAATATTTAAATAATGATAATAGAATTATTTATAGCAGAAGAGAAAAAAATATAGGACCTTTATATAATGGCTCTGAAGCATATACTCATTTAAAAGGTAAATATGCTATTGTTTTATGTGATGATGATTATTTTGTAAGTAATACATTTTTTGAAAATGCAGTAAAAGCTATGGAAGAAAATGAAAATGTTGTTATTGTTAGAGGAATAGTAAAATGTTTTAATGAAAAAAATAATAATATTTTTATAGATACATATAATTCTACAAAATATATAAAAGGTATTGATTACCTATTAAATTATGCAAATCATGAAGGATATGATAATATAACATCATTTTTTGCTATGTTTAGAAAATCTACTGCTGATAAAACAGGAATATTTAAAAAATTTTTACCTTCAGCAGATACTTGGTTATGGCTATATTTATTTCTATATGGAGATGTATATTTTTTATCTGATGAGATTATAGGATGTTATGTTGAACATAATTTAGGACAAGATAAATATAATATAGATACTATATCAAATGTAGATTATATGTATGAATTAATAAATGATTTAAAAAATAAAGCTAAAGAATTGCACCCTAATCATATAAATGAAATAGATGTAAAAATTGAAAAAATATTTTCTAATGTACTAATTTGGCATACCGCACAGCTTTGCAAAATAATTGGTAAAAGAAAAGCTTTTTCAATTATGAAAAAAAAAGATATAATTAGTAAATATCCTAGAATAAAATCCCAAATATTTGGTTCATTAAGTTTTACAATTCCATTTAAGTTGGTTTTATTAGGTATAGAGGTATATGAAAAAATTATAAAAATATATTTTTTGGGTATAAGTATAAATATTAAAAGGAAATAA
- a CDS encoding glycosyltransferase family 2 protein translates to MMNNSNMPLVSIVIATYNREKMLKEAIDSALNQDYKNLEIIVANNASTDGTDELIKKYTEKYKNIIYIKREKNIGAHANGYRAYKEVSKGKYIFFLCDDDYLISPTFITNAVDVMENNKNVVLVTGYVLMYFEDINKYLTIPYNDDKLISGIDYLINQSTVTMPNKYPEIIALFFLTSRECIENNELFSTFKESGDLAMRFYAPSLGDIYFLHEFVGCYRLHKAVRETSNIDSLYNDYCRAIEFSDNIVKRYTSLYPKYEDFWKNYIPLKIADSFIRDRIFKTFGLSHYTKEKVKKLKEFFKKYNIKNIHYKIYKYLYVVLVPSKARFTLSPFIFEYVRRSYIYCAILRIGFYKMDSALFGFIKDKNWLRIWILFFNLKIKLKNKYHSEIPKLYAYASNDILKNGKIEVYYTLDKSKEDQISSYDNIMEFIPNSNISKGEPITKTNTTKIKKIKNETY, encoded by the coding sequence ATGATGAATAATTCTAATATGCCATTGGTTTCTATTGTAATAGCAACATATAATAGAGAAAAAATGCTTAAGGAAGCTATAGATAGTGCTTTAAATCAAGATTATAAAAATTTAGAAATAATAGTTGCAAATAATGCTTCTACAGATGGTACAGATGAATTAATAAAAAAATATACTGAGAAATATAAAAATATAATTTATATAAAAAGAGAAAAAAATATAGGTGCACATGCTAATGGATATAGAGCTTATAAAGAAGTTTCTAAAGGCAAATATATATTTTTTCTTTGTGATGATGATTATTTGATAAGTCCTACTTTTATAACTAATGCTGTTGATGTTATGGAAAATAATAAAAATGTTGTATTAGTAACAGGCTATGTATTAATGTATTTTGAAGATATTAATAAATATTTAACTATTCCATATAATGATGATAAATTAATATCAGGAATAGATTATTTAATTAATCAGTCAACCGTAACTATGCCAAATAAATATCCTGAAATAATAGCATTATTTTTTCTAACAAGCAGAGAATGTATAGAAAATAATGAATTGTTTAGTACATTTAAAGAAAGTGGTGATTTAGCTATGAGATTTTATGCTCCTAGTTTAGGTGATATATATTTTTTACATGAATTTGTAGGTTGTTATAGACTGCATAAAGCTGTAAGAGAAACTTCAAATATTGATTCTTTATATAATGATTATTGCAGAGCTATAGAGTTTTCTGATAATATAGTAAAAAGATACACATCATTATATCCTAAATATGAAGATTTTTGGAAAAATTATATACCTTTGAAAATTGCTGATTCATTTATTAGAGATAGAATATTTAAAACATTTGGTTTATCTCATTATACTAAAGAAAAAGTAAAAAAATTAAAAGAATTCTTTAAAAAATATAATATTAAAAATATTCATTATAAAATATATAAGTATCTATATGTAGTTTTAGTACCTTCTAAAGCTAGATTTACACTATCACCTTTTATATTTGAATATGTCCGTAGAAGTTATATTTATTGTGCTATATTAAGAATAGGTTTTTATAAAATGGATTCTGCTTTATTTGGGTTTATAAAAGATAAAAATTGGTTAAGAATTTGGATTTTATTTTTTAATTTAAAAATAAAGTTAAAAAATAAATATCATTCAGAAATTCCAAAGTTGTATGCCTATGCAAGTAATGATATATTAAAAAATGGTAAGATAGAAGTGTATTATACTTTAGATAAATCTAAAGAAGATCAAATATCTTCGTATGATAATATTATGGAATTTATTCCTAATTCTAATATTTCTAAAGGAGAACCTATAACTAAAACTAATACAACAAAAATTAAGAAAATAAAAAATGAAACATATTGA